The genomic interval GAGACGCCGACCAACCCGATGCTCCGCATCGCCGACATCGAGGCGGCGGCCGAGGCCGCCCACGCCCACGACGCGGTCCTCGCGGTCGACAACACCTTCTCGTCGCCCGCCCTCCAGCGACCGCTCGAACTCGGTGCCGACATCGTGGTCGAGTCGATGACGAAGTACCTCGGGGGCCACTCCGACGTGCTCGCGGGCGCGGTCGCCATCCGCGACGACGACCTCGCCGAGCGAATCGCCTACTACCAGTACGCCCGCGGCGGGATTCCGAGCCCCTTCGACTGCTTTCTGGTCCGGCGGGGAATCCGGACCCTCTCGGCCCGGATGGAGCGCCACTGCCGGAACGGCCGCGCCGTGGCCGAGTTCCTCGACGACCACCCGAAGGTCGAGCGCGTCTACTACCCCGGTCTGGAGTCGCACCCGAACCACGAGGTCGCCGACCGCCAGATGGCCGACTTCGGCGGGATGGTGAGCTTCGAACTCGCGGGCGGCATCTCGGAGGCCAGCGCGTTCGTCTCGAACCTCGAAGTCGTGGCGCTCGCCGAGAGTCTGGGCGGGGTCGAGAGCCTCGCCGAACAGCCAGCGACGATGACCCATCAGGACTTCTCGGAGGCGGAACTGGCCGAGGCTGGCATCCCGGCGAGCCTCGTCCGACTCAGCGTCGGCACCGAACACGAAGACGACCTCCTCGACGACGTGGGGCAGGCGCTCGACGCCGCCTTCGAGTGACCATGGCGAGCGAACTGGCCGAACTCGCGGCCGACCTCGTCCGCATCGAGACCGAGAACCCGCCGGGCGACGAGGCCCCCTGCGCGGAGTTCGTGGCCGAGTGGTTCGACGAGTGCGGCGTCGACGCCGCGCTCGTCGAGGAACCGGACCCCGAGCGCCCGCAGGCGGTCGCGACGGTCGGGGACCCCGAGGGCGAGGGCCCGACGCTCGTCCTCAACGGCCACACCGACGTTGTGCCCGCGGGCGACCGCGAGGCGTGGAGTCACGACCCCTACGCCGGTGAAATCACCGACGGCCGTCTCTACGGCCGGGGCGCGGTCGACATGAAGACCGGCCTCGCACTCGCGATGCTCGCGGCGCGGGACCTCGCGCCCGACATCGAGTCGGGCGACCTCGACGGCGCGCTCCGGGTCCACGCCGCGATGGGCGAGGAGACCGGCGACCCCGGCACCCGCGCGCTCCTCGACGCGGGCTACGGCGGCGACGTCGCGGTCGTCCTCGAACCCACCGACTTCCGGGTCGCCACCCGGGCGAAGGGGGTCGCCACCTACCGGGTCGGCGTCTCGGGCGC from Halorussus salilacus carries:
- a CDS encoding trans-sulfuration enzyme family protein; the protein is MDDHHRFETKEVHAGGNDDQHGALNTPIYATSTYEYETPTELEGDHRYSRMSEPTRDDLEAAFADLEGGEHASAFASGMAAIDAVFSLLSAGDHVVAGRNLYAETHELLTKVYADYGVELTTVDVTDADAVADAVRPETAMVYVETPTNPMLRIADIEAAAEAAHAHDAVLAVDNTFSSPALQRPLELGADIVVESMTKYLGGHSDVLAGAVAIRDDDLAERIAYYQYARGGIPSPFDCFLVRRGIRTLSARMERHCRNGRAVAEFLDDHPKVERVYYPGLESHPNHEVADRQMADFGGMVSFELAGGISEASAFVSNLEVVALAESLGGVESLAEQPATMTHQDFSEAELAEAGIPASLVRLSVGTEHEDDLLDDVGQALDAAFE